Proteins encoded within one genomic window of Nonomuraea gerenzanensis:
- a CDS encoding maleylpyruvate isomerase family mycothiol-dependent enzyme has translation MAAEITDPGRPEAARRSLADSLRWMAEGSRTFFGALAVLPDDELDRPTALTGWTGRHLVAHVAANADALVNLAHWARTGEERPMYTSFEQRDADIRAGAVRSPAELRSWAASSAEQLDRRLSELDERQWAHPVRTAQGRTVPASEIAWLRAREVMVHAVDLGAGVGFGDLPADFLTCLIDDIAAKRSGAGDGPALVLTAAGSGGTWRVAGAGDPADVTGTLAELAAYLSGRAAGPGGRPAPALPRWL, from the coding sequence ATGGCCGCCGAGATCACCGATCCGGGCCGCCCGGAGGCCGCCCGGCGGAGCCTGGCCGACAGCCTGCGCTGGATGGCCGAGGGCAGCAGGACGTTCTTCGGCGCGCTGGCCGTCCTGCCGGACGACGAGCTGGACCGGCCCACGGCGCTGACCGGCTGGACGGGCAGGCACCTCGTGGCCCACGTCGCCGCGAACGCCGACGCGCTGGTCAACCTGGCGCACTGGGCGCGCACCGGCGAGGAACGCCCGATGTACACCTCGTTCGAGCAGCGTGACGCCGACATCCGGGCGGGCGCCGTGCGCTCCCCGGCCGAGCTGCGCTCCTGGGCCGCGAGCTCGGCGGAGCAGCTCGACCGGCGGCTGTCCGAGCTGGACGAGCGGCAGTGGGCCCACCCGGTGCGCACCGCCCAGGGCCGCACCGTCCCGGCGAGCGAGATCGCCTGGCTGCGCGCGCGGGAGGTCATGGTGCACGCCGTGGACCTCGGCGCCGGGGTGGGCTTCGGCGACCTGCCCGCGGACTTCCTGACCTGCCTGATCGACGACATCGCGGCCAAGCGGTCCGGCGCGGGCGACGGCCCCGCGCTCGTCCTCACGGCGGCGGGCTCCGGCGGTACGTGGCGGGTCGCGGGCGCCGGTGACCCGGCGGACGTCACCGGCACCCTCGCCGAGCTGGCGGCCTACCTGTCCGGCCGTGCGGCGGGGCCGGGCGGCCGGCCCGCGCCCGCGCTGCCGCGGTGGCTGTAG
- a CDS encoding fumarylacetoacetate hydrolase family protein translates to MKLATIRTADGRTRAVRVDGDTLVDLGLADVGELLARPDWAEHAARADGEAVASAGFAPVVPRPGKIVCIGLNYRKHILEMGRELPEHPTLFAKYPEALIGAFDEIQLPPESAQVDWEAELAVVIGSRVRRATEAEADAAIAGFAVLNDVTMRDWQYRSPVWLQGKTWEASTPFGPYLVTPDDLPGGTRPSLTLTGAVDGEVVQRADTSDLVFDPVALVRYVSTILTLNPGDVIATGTPGGVGHARKPARYLAEGSVLATEITGLGRSESKAVAEPERAS, encoded by the coding sequence ATGAAGCTCGCCACCATCCGCACCGCCGACGGCCGCACCAGGGCCGTGCGCGTGGACGGGGACACCCTCGTGGACCTCGGCCTCGCCGACGTGGGGGAGCTGCTGGCCCGGCCGGACTGGGCCGAGCACGCCGCCCGCGCGGACGGCGAGGCGGTCGCGAGCGCCGGGTTCGCGCCCGTCGTCCCCCGGCCCGGCAAGATCGTCTGCATCGGCCTGAACTACCGCAAGCACATCCTGGAGATGGGCCGGGAGCTGCCGGAGCACCCGACGTTGTTCGCCAAGTACCCCGAGGCGCTCATCGGCGCCTTCGACGAGATCCAGCTCCCGCCCGAGTCCGCGCAGGTGGACTGGGAGGCCGAGCTGGCCGTCGTGATCGGCAGCCGCGTGCGCCGCGCCACCGAGGCCGAGGCCGACGCGGCCATCGCCGGGTTCGCCGTGCTCAACGACGTCACCATGCGCGACTGGCAGTACCGCTCGCCGGTCTGGCTGCAGGGCAAGACCTGGGAGGCCAGCACGCCGTTCGGCCCGTACCTGGTCACGCCGGACGACCTGCCCGGCGGCACCCGTCCCTCGCTCACCCTCACCGGGGCGGTGGACGGCGAGGTGGTGCAGCGGGCCGACACCTCGGACCTGGTCTTCGACCCCGTCGCGCTGGTCCGGTACGTCTCCACGATCCTCACCCTGAACCCGGGCGACGTCATCGCGACGGGCACCCCCGGCGGGGTGGGCCACGCCCGCAAGCCGGCCCGCTACCTCGCCGAGGGCAGCGTCCTGGCCACCGAGATCACCGGTCTGGGCCGCTCGGAGTCGAAGGCCGTGGCTGAGCCGGAGCGAGCATCCTAA
- a CDS encoding cupin domain-containing protein produces MTETANHPVRLAVVDAPDQPPPSPALEELYRGFEKELLIPLWTEIGDLMPPHPRSKAVPHLWRWQSLLALADQAGHLVPVGRGGERRAIALANPSLGGRPFATPTLWAAIQYLMPGEDAPEHRHTQHAFRFVVEGEGVWTVVGRDPVPMRRGDFLPQAGWAWHAHHNGAAEPMAWIDGLDIPFQYAVDAQFFEFGRDRISEAERITPDRSRSERLWGHPGLRPVSAPGPQPGTPLLAYRWADTDRALADQLDLEAEGYAGTVEPGHAAVRYTNPTTGGDVLPTIRAEMHRIRSGAETAPRREAGSSVYQVFDGSGRVTVGGTSWSVTRGDLFVVPSWQPFSAKSESSASDSDSGALDLFRFSDGPVFEALHLDRVAVEGDHA; encoded by the coding sequence ATGACCGAGACCGCGAACCACCCCGTGCGCCTCGCCGTGGTCGACGCCCCGGACCAGCCGCCGCCGTCGCCCGCGCTGGAAGAGCTCTACCGCGGCTTCGAGAAGGAGCTGCTGATCCCGCTCTGGACCGAGATCGGCGACCTGATGCCCCCGCATCCGCGCTCCAAGGCGGTCCCGCACCTGTGGCGCTGGCAGAGCCTGCTGGCCCTGGCCGACCAGGCCGGTCACCTGGTGCCCGTCGGGCGGGGCGGCGAGCGGCGGGCGATCGCGCTGGCCAACCCGTCGCTCGGCGGCCGGCCGTTCGCCACGCCGACGTTGTGGGCGGCGATCCAGTACCTGATGCCGGGCGAGGACGCTCCCGAGCACCGGCACACCCAGCACGCGTTCCGCTTCGTCGTTGAGGGTGAGGGCGTGTGGACCGTCGTCGGGCGCGATCCGGTGCCGATGCGGCGCGGCGACTTCCTGCCCCAGGCCGGCTGGGCCTGGCACGCCCACCACAACGGCGCCGCCGAGCCGATGGCCTGGATCGACGGCCTGGACATCCCGTTCCAGTACGCCGTGGACGCCCAGTTCTTCGAGTTCGGCCGGGACCGGATCTCCGAGGCCGAGCGCATCACGCCGGACCGTTCCCGCTCCGAGCGGCTGTGGGGGCACCCGGGCCTGCGCCCCGTCTCCGCGCCCGGCCCGCAGCCCGGCACCCCGCTGCTGGCCTACCGGTGGGCCGACACGGACCGCGCCCTGGCCGACCAGCTCGACCTGGAGGCAGAGGGGTACGCGGGGACGGTCGAGCCGGGCCACGCGGCCGTGCGCTACACCAACCCCACCACGGGCGGCGACGTGCTGCCGACCATCCGGGCCGAGATGCACCGGATCAGGTCCGGCGCCGAGACCGCGCCGCGCCGCGAGGCCGGCTCCTCGGTGTACCAGGTCTTCGACGGCAGCGGGCGGGTCACGGTCGGCGGCACGTCGTGGTCGGTGACCCGCGGCGACCTGTTCGTGGTGCCGTCGTGGCAGCCGTTCTCGGCCAAGTCGGAGTCCTCGGCGTCCGACTCCGACTCGGGCGCGCTCGATCTGTTCAGGTTCAGCGACGGGCCGGTCTTCGAGGCACTGCACCTCGACCGCGTCGCAGTGGAAGGAGACCACGCATGA
- a CDS encoding IclR family transcriptional regulator, which translates to MKNPPNYAIRSVDHALHLAVLLQVEGPLSVGEAAERLGVAPSTAHRLLAMLVYRDFAVQQEDRRYAAGPVLSLGASSLSHTSRLRAVAMPHLSALVERVRESANLVILSGDHVRFIGTVECSQALRVGNREGMVFPAHLASGGKVLLADLPSERLDVLFSEEKWADRPDQRPNLVALRRELRTTRERGFAINAGRTEAGVTAIGRAVRGQDGTAQAAVSVSMPTTRFSRDRLPTLVGALAVTARDIEEEMRGAAG; encoded by the coding sequence GTGAAGAATCCGCCCAACTACGCGATCCGCAGCGTCGACCACGCGCTGCACCTCGCCGTGCTGCTCCAGGTGGAGGGTCCGCTCAGCGTCGGCGAGGCCGCCGAGCGGCTCGGCGTGGCCCCGTCCACCGCGCACCGGCTGCTGGCCATGCTGGTGTACCGGGACTTCGCGGTGCAGCAGGAGGACCGCCGGTACGCGGCCGGGCCCGTCCTCTCGCTGGGCGCCAGCTCGCTGTCCCACACCTCGCGGCTGCGCGCGGTCGCCATGCCGCACCTGTCGGCGCTGGTCGAGCGGGTGCGCGAGAGCGCCAACCTGGTGATCCTGTCCGGCGACCACGTACGGTTCATCGGCACGGTGGAGTGCAGCCAGGCGCTGCGGGTGGGCAACCGCGAGGGCATGGTCTTCCCCGCCCACCTGGCCTCCGGGGGCAAGGTGCTGCTCGCCGACCTGCCGTCCGAGCGGCTCGACGTGTTGTTCAGCGAGGAGAAGTGGGCCGACCGGCCCGATCAGAGGCCCAACCTGGTGGCGCTGCGGCGGGAGCTGCGTACGACGCGGGAGCGCGGGTTCGCCATCAACGCGGGCAGGACCGAGGCGGGCGTCACCGCCATCGGCCGCGCCGTGCGCGGCCAGGACGGCACGGCCCAGGCCGCCGTGTCGGTGTCGATGCCGACCACGCGCTTCTCGCGGGACCGGCTGCCCACCCTGGTGGGCGCCCTGGCCGTGACCGCCCGCGACATCGAGGAGGAGATGCGCGGCGCCGCCGGCTGA
- a CDS encoding CGNR zinc finger domain-containing protein — MKHVFLCGNPALDFACTMRARRTARFETLDAPATLDAWYVEGGLVDAAPSCQDSDLARAVAVREAIYALITARLAGDGYDDQALALVNEAARTPPATPQLTAGGRWTEATPAQALSTVARHAIELLSGPDVPLMKECANPECTKVFIDRSRGGRREWCGMESCGNKIKAAAYRARKKQAVTAHST; from the coding sequence GTGAAACATGTCTTCCTGTGCGGGAACCCCGCGCTCGACTTCGCCTGCACGATGCGCGCCCGTCGCACGGCGCGCTTCGAGACGCTGGACGCCCCGGCCACCCTCGACGCCTGGTACGTGGAGGGCGGCCTGGTCGACGCGGCGCCCTCCTGCCAGGACAGCGACCTGGCGCGGGCCGTGGCGGTGCGGGAGGCCATCTATGCGCTGATCACCGCCAGGCTCGCGGGCGACGGCTACGACGACCAGGCGCTCGCGCTGGTGAACGAGGCGGCCCGCACGCCGCCCGCGACACCCCAGCTCACCGCCGGCGGCCGGTGGACGGAGGCGACCCCCGCGCAGGCGCTGTCCACGGTGGCCCGGCACGCCATCGAGCTGCTCAGCGGGCCTGACGTGCCGCTGATGAAGGAGTGCGCGAACCCCGAGTGCACCAAGGTCTTCATCGACCGCTCGCGTGGCGGGCGGCGGGAGTGGTGCGGCATGGAGTCGTGCGGCAACAAGATCAAGGCGGCGGCCTACCGCGCCCGCAAGAAGCAGGCGGTCACGGCGCACTCGACCTGA
- a CDS encoding nucleoside hydrolase: protein MRKLLLALLLVLAALPAAPAHARPPAVVFDTDMDFDDAATLAYLAQEHRAGRIDLRAITVTNSGAGLPGRAVRHARCLAERLGLRGVRIADGSGTGPNSFPAELRQLFDRVLTAATPGCAGDETPSAVRAPELIRKLLRDDPSTQIIATGPLTNPAAALPYSASRLTTMGGAVHVPGNLCCGTPPEFDGTQEFNYWLDPAAARAVLTGSRGTVRMVSLDAANEVPITDAFLDRLAADHRTPAADTVLEIVTHPEVRPLIDQALLYWWDPLAAMSAVRPGHVEFTYGRVDVVPSGPSAGRTVLSPSGGPLWYGTAADTAAFEQRFLDTLNGRP from the coding sequence ATGAGAAAACTCCTCCTTGCTCTCCTCCTCGTCCTGGCCGCGCTCCCCGCGGCCCCGGCCCACGCCCGTCCCCCCGCCGTCGTCTTCGACACCGACATGGACTTCGACGACGCCGCGACCCTGGCCTACCTCGCCCAGGAGCACCGGGCGGGCCGCATCGACCTGCGCGCCATCACCGTCACGAACAGCGGCGCCGGCTTACCCGGGCGGGCCGTCCGCCACGCCAGATGCCTGGCCGAGCGGCTCGGCCTGCGCGGCGTGCGGATCGCCGACGGCTCCGGCACCGGGCCGAACTCCTTCCCCGCCGAGCTGAGGCAGCTCTTCGACCGGGTGCTCACGGCCGCCACCCCCGGCTGCGCGGGCGACGAGACCCCGTCGGCGGTCCGGGCGCCCGAGCTGATCAGGAAACTGCTGCGGGACGACCCCTCGACCCAGATCATCGCCACCGGCCCGCTCACCAACCCGGCCGCCGCCCTGCCGTACTCCGCCTCGCGGCTGACCACGATGGGCGGCGCCGTGCACGTGCCGGGGAACCTGTGCTGCGGCACGCCGCCCGAGTTCGACGGCACGCAGGAGTTCAACTACTGGCTCGACCCCGCCGCGGCGCGGGCGGTGCTGACCGGGAGCCGGGGCACCGTGCGCATGGTGTCGCTGGACGCCGCCAACGAGGTGCCGATCACCGATGCCTTCCTGGACCGGCTGGCCGCCGACCACCGCACCCCGGCCGCCGACACCGTGCTGGAGATCGTCACCCATCCCGAGGTGCGGCCGCTGATCGACCAGGCGCTGCTCTACTGGTGGGACCCGCTCGCCGCGATGAGCGCCGTCCGCCCCGGGCACGTGGAGTTCACCTACGGCCGCGTGGACGTGGTGCCGAGCGGCCCGTCGGCCGGGCGCACGGTCCTGTCGCCGTCGGGCGGCCCGCTCTGGTACGGCACGGCGGCCGACACCGCCGCGTTCGAGCAGCGCTTCCTCGACACCCTGAACGGCCGCCCCTAG
- the pip gene encoding prolyl aminopeptidase has protein sequence MSDWYPKTEPYESGMLAVGDGQEIYWETCGDPAGKPALFLHGGPGGGLLPDHRRFFDPDAYRIVLFDQRNCGRSRPYAGDPAVSLAHNTTPHLVADIERLRERLGVERWLVLGGSWGTTLALAYAQAHPDRVTELVLRGVWLVRPQDEAWSFTPSGAAHLFPAEWAAFVAPIPGDERHDLLAAYGRRITHPDPAVHVPAARAWMGWELAANTLLPVPPPDLGDAMLVGFARITHHYIANGAFLPEEGLLAGIDRIRHLPAVIVNGRYDVKTPPGQAWDLHQAWPEAEFHLVEDAGHGGSEPGIRSLLIQATDRFRP, from the coding sequence GTGAGCGACTGGTACCCGAAGACGGAACCGTACGAATCCGGCATGCTCGCCGTCGGCGACGGCCAGGAGATCTACTGGGAGACCTGCGGCGATCCGGCGGGCAAGCCCGCGCTGTTCCTGCACGGCGGTCCCGGTGGCGGCCTGCTGCCCGACCACCGGCGCTTCTTCGACCCGGACGCGTACCGGATCGTGCTGTTCGACCAGCGCAACTGCGGCCGCAGCCGGCCCTACGCCGGCGACCCGGCGGTCTCGCTCGCGCACAACACCACGCCGCACCTCGTCGCCGACATCGAGCGGCTGCGGGAGCGGCTGGGCGTGGAGCGCTGGCTGGTCCTCGGCGGGAGCTGGGGCACGACCCTCGCGCTCGCGTACGCGCAGGCGCACCCCGATCGCGTCACCGAGCTCGTGCTGCGCGGCGTGTGGCTGGTCCGACCGCAGGACGAGGCGTGGTCCTTCACGCCGTCGGGGGCGGCGCACCTGTTCCCGGCCGAGTGGGCGGCCTTCGTCGCGCCGATCCCCGGCGACGAGCGGCACGACCTGCTCGCCGCCTACGGCCGCCGCATCACGCACCCCGATCCCGCCGTGCACGTGCCGGCGGCGCGCGCCTGGATGGGCTGGGAGCTGGCGGCGAACACGCTGCTGCCCGTGCCCCCGCCCGACCTGGGCGACGCCATGCTGGTCGGGTTCGCCCGCATCACCCACCACTACATCGCCAACGGCGCCTTCCTGCCGGAGGAGGGCCTGCTGGCGGGCATCGACCGCATCCGGCACCTCCCGGCCGTCATCGTCAACGGCCGCTACGACGTCAAGACGCCGCCCGGCCAGGCGTGGGACCTGCATCAGGCCTGGCCGGAGGCCGAGTTCCACCTCGTCGAGGACGCCGGTCACGGCGGCTCGGAGCCGGGCATCCGCAGCCTGCTGATCCAGGCCACCGACCGTTTCCGGCCGTGA
- a CDS encoding helix-turn-helix transcriptional regulator, translated as MRSIHSLPEHPRPEPYQSVARASGPRLRPYVLGWAGFRAPAGAEQPTRMLPLNAATLIVDFTAMRAIVTGPRAAATLWPYSLWRHGVAVGLTPAGMSALLGVPMREVAGTAVPLEDLLGGVRAEELTGRLVETASWAGRFGALERWLAASLAAEPVATLALGPTAAPAPALPAVPLTAPAEAPAAPTAWSRGGAGAGIADGLVMYAWWRLQEPAGPRTVEALAGELGVSRRYLELGFRRVVGLSPKTVARVARFQRAVRTLSRPSAMLSEAVACGYADQPHLTREIRAMTAMTPKQLFAFVQDTERLAH; from the coding sequence GTGCGGTCCATCCACTCACTGCCCGAGCACCCGCGGCCCGAGCCCTACCAGTCCGTCGCCCGCGCGTCGGGGCCCCGCCTGCGCCCCTACGTGCTGGGGTGGGCGGGCTTCCGTGCCCCGGCCGGGGCGGAGCAGCCCACCAGGATGTTGCCGCTCAACGCGGCCACCCTGATCGTCGACTTCACCGCCATGCGCGCGATCGTCACCGGGCCGCGCGCCGCCGCGACGCTGTGGCCGTACTCGCTGTGGCGTCATGGGGTGGCGGTGGGGCTCACGCCCGCGGGGATGTCGGCGCTGCTCGGGGTGCCCATGCGGGAGGTGGCCGGAACGGCCGTGCCCCTGGAGGACCTGCTCGGGGGCGTGCGGGCGGAGGAGCTGACCGGGCGGCTGGTGGAGACGGCGAGCTGGGCGGGGCGCTTCGGTGCGCTGGAGCGGTGGCTGGCGGCGAGCCTGGCGGCAGAGCCTGTGGCCACGCTGGCGCTGGGACCGACGGCAGCGCCCGCTCCAGCACTCCCGGCCGTGCCCCTGACAGCGCCGGCCGAGGCGCCGGCGGCGCCGACGGCATGGTCGCGCGGCGGTGCGGGCGCCGGGATCGCCGACGGGCTGGTCATGTACGCGTGGTGGCGGCTGCAGGAGCCGGCGGGGCCGCGCACGGTCGAGGCGCTGGCCGGCGAGCTGGGGGTCAGCCGCCGTTACCTGGAGCTGGGGTTCCGCCGGGTGGTGGGCCTGTCACCCAAGACGGTCGCCAGGGTCGCCCGTTTCCAGCGGGCGGTGCGCACGCTGAGCCGGCCGTCGGCCATGCTGTCGGAGGCGGTCGCCTGCGGCTACGCCGACCAGCCCCATCTCACGCGGGAGATCCGCGCGATGACGGCGATGACGCCGAAACAGCTGTTCGCATTCGTTCAAGACACCGAACGGCTCGCGCACTAA
- the nuoH gene encoding NADH-quinone oxidoreductase subunit NuoH, with the protein MTHHGTTALLTTAHAADPTLADFGRDPLWITIVKAVMLFAFLGLGVVLGVWFERKLISRMQHRYGPNRAGRFGLLQSVADAIKMGLKEDLFPRNVDRVLYLLAPVIMVVPAFLAFSIVPFGPVVNLFGVETPLQLVDLPVAVLFMLAMGAVSVYGVVLAGWSSRSPYALLGGLRSAAQVVSYEIAMGLSFVAIFLFAGTLSTSEIVKAQEQTWFAVLLIPSFLVYVICMFGEAARIPFDLPEGEGELVGGFQTEYSSSLKFALIMMGEYLHTFTASGIAVTLFLGGWRAPFPISLWEGANQGWWPVLWFFIKFVLTFCFIVWVRASLPRVRYDQLMSLGWKVLIPVNLAWILLVAAVRNIVVNEGDRTLGIGLGVVIVIGALAIWMRFDTVDQRRKEAKKAQVEAEFEQLSEEPAAGGFPVPPLDLPHYHGVGRPSPDHR; encoded by the coding sequence ATGACGCACCACGGCACGACGGCACTTCTGACCACGGCTCACGCGGCCGACCCCACCCTCGCCGACTTCGGCCGCGACCCGCTCTGGATCACCATCGTCAAGGCCGTGATGCTCTTCGCCTTCCTCGGGCTCGGGGTCGTCCTCGGCGTCTGGTTCGAGCGCAAGCTCATCTCGCGGATGCAGCACCGCTACGGCCCCAACCGGGCCGGCAGGTTCGGCCTGCTGCAGTCGGTCGCCGACGCGATCAAGATGGGGCTCAAGGAGGACCTCTTTCCCCGGAACGTGGACAGGGTCCTCTACCTGCTCGCGCCCGTGATCATGGTGGTGCCGGCCTTCCTGGCCTTCTCCATCGTGCCGTTCGGGCCGGTGGTCAACCTGTTCGGTGTCGAGACGCCGCTGCAGCTGGTGGACCTGCCGGTGGCGGTGCTGTTCATGCTGGCCATGGGTGCGGTGTCGGTGTACGGCGTGGTGCTGGCCGGGTGGTCGTCGCGCTCGCCGTACGCGCTGCTGGGCGGGCTGCGCTCGGCGGCCCAGGTGGTCTCCTACGAGATCGCGATGGGCCTGTCGTTCGTGGCGATCTTCCTGTTCGCCGGCACGCTGTCCACCTCCGAGATCGTCAAGGCGCAGGAGCAGACCTGGTTCGCGGTGCTGCTCATCCCGTCCTTCCTGGTCTACGTGATCTGCATGTTCGGCGAGGCCGCGCGCATCCCGTTCGACCTGCCCGAGGGCGAGGGCGAGCTGGTCGGCGGGTTCCAGACCGAATACTCCTCGTCGCTGAAGTTCGCGCTCATCATGATGGGCGAGTACCTGCACACCTTCACCGCCTCGGGCATCGCGGTCACCCTGTTCCTGGGCGGCTGGCGGGCGCCGTTCCCGATCTCGTTGTGGGAGGGGGCCAACCAGGGCTGGTGGCCGGTGCTGTGGTTCTTCATCAAGTTCGTGCTCACGTTCTGCTTCATCGTGTGGGTGCGCGCCTCGCTGCCGCGGGTGCGTTACGACCAGCTCATGTCGCTGGGCTGGAAGGTGCTCATCCCGGTCAACCTGGCCTGGATCCTGCTGGTGGCCGCGGTGCGCAACATCGTGGTCAACGAGGGCGACCGGACGCTCGGCATCGGGCTCGGCGTGGTCATCGTGATCGGCGCGCTGGCCATCTGGATGCGCTTCGACACCGTCGACCAGCGGCGCAAGGAAGCGAAGAAGGCGCAGGTGGAGGCCGAGTTCGAGCAACTGTCCGAGGAGCCGGCGGCCGGTGGCTTCCCTGTGCCGCCGCTCGACCTGCCGCACTACCACGGGGTGGGCCGGCCTTCACCCGATCACCGCTGA
- a CDS encoding phosphonatase-like hydrolase, whose amino-acid sequence MIELAVLDIAGTTVEEHGAVYLALEEAVRAAGGNPSAADIRRWMGADKREAITALLTSPPTGGAAPESRAAGAVGGVPSDDTVDAAFADFRARLRAAYAARPPAPLPGVPEAIRALRAAGVKVALTTGFDREVTTALLAAIGWEHGVLDAVVCVDDVAAGRPAPYMIFRAMEATGVHEVGRVLTAGDTVRDLQAGTNAGARIVAGVLTGSQDAATLGAVRHTHLLPGVASIPGLLSLS is encoded by the coding sequence GTGATCGAACTGGCGGTCCTGGACATCGCCGGCACCACCGTGGAAGAGCACGGTGCCGTCTACCTCGCGTTGGAGGAGGCCGTGCGGGCGGCGGGCGGCAACCCGTCGGCCGCCGACATCCGGCGCTGGATGGGCGCCGACAAACGCGAGGCCATCACCGCCCTGCTGACCTCACCACCGACCGGTGGCGCGGCGCCGGAAAGCCGCGCGGCCGGGGCGGTGGGCGGTGTGCCGTCCGATGACACCGTGGACGCCGCGTTCGCCGACTTCCGTGCCCGGCTGCGCGCGGCCTACGCCGCCCGGCCGCCCGCGCCGCTGCCCGGCGTCCCCGAGGCGATCCGCGCGCTGCGGGCGGCGGGCGTCAAGGTGGCGCTCACCACCGGGTTCGACCGGGAGGTGACGACGGCGCTGCTGGCGGCGATCGGCTGGGAGCACGGCGTGCTGGACGCGGTGGTGTGCGTGGACGACGTCGCCGCGGGCCGCCCGGCGCCGTACATGATCTTCCGGGCGATGGAGGCGACCGGCGTGCACGAGGTCGGCCGCGTCCTGACCGCCGGCGACACCGTCCGCGACCTCCAGGCGGGCACCAACGCCGGCGCCCGCATCGTCGCCGGGGTGCTCACCGGCAGCCAGGACGCCGCCACCCTCGGCGCCGTCCGCCACACCCACCTCCTGCCGGGCGTGGCGAGCATCCCGGGCCTGCTCTCCCTGAGCTGA
- a CDS encoding GntR family transcriptional regulator, translated as MDAPLHERVASDLRRRISSGELPVGSAIPSESHLCEQWGISRGPIRQALATLRAEGLIGGGRGKPPVVRSQSMPQPFETFLSFSRWVELMGRTPGQRTLEIARRPAGPEACDALGLEEGEHVVQMVRLRLMDDLPAMVERTTFVWPVGRLLFDFDCDSGSVFAYLSRCGVDLSRARHTIDAVGADRADSELLGIPVGAPLLRERRQTSSASGEPVEFSDDRYRPDLVSFTIDNSQQAHPALLRSPNDLLPARAPQGETP; from the coding sequence ATGGACGCACCTCTCCACGAACGCGTCGCGTCGGATCTGCGCCGCCGCATCAGCTCGGGCGAGCTGCCGGTGGGCTCGGCCATCCCCTCCGAGTCCCACCTGTGCGAGCAGTGGGGCATCTCGCGGGGCCCGATCCGCCAGGCGCTGGCCACGTTGCGCGCCGAGGGCCTCATCGGCGGCGGGCGCGGCAAGCCGCCCGTGGTCCGCAGCCAGAGCATGCCGCAGCCGTTCGAGACCTTCCTGTCCTTCTCGCGCTGGGTGGAGCTGATGGGCCGCACGCCCGGGCAGCGCACGCTCGAGATCGCCCGCCGCCCGGCCGGCCCGGAGGCGTGCGACGCGCTCGGGCTGGAGGAGGGCGAGCACGTCGTGCAGATGGTGCGGCTGCGGCTGATGGACGACCTGCCCGCCATGGTCGAGCGCACCACGTTCGTCTGGCCGGTGGGGCGGCTGCTGTTCGACTTCGACTGCGACTCCGGGTCGGTCTTCGCGTATCTGAGCCGGTGCGGCGTGGACCTGAGCAGGGCCCGGCACACCATCGACGCCGTCGGCGCCGACCGTGCCGACTCCGAGCTGCTCGGCATCCCGGTCGGCGCGCCCCTGCTGCGCGAGCGGCGCCAGACCTCCTCCGCCTCCGGCGAGCCCGTCGAGTTCTCCGACGACCGCTACCGGCCCGACCTCGTCTCGTTCACCATCGACAACTCGCAGCAGGCCCATCCGGCGCTGCTGCGCAGCCCCAACGACCTGCTTCCCGCCCGAGCCCCGCAAGGAGAGACCCCGTGA